The following are encoded in a window of Chryseobacterium sp. genomic DNA:
- the panD gene encoding aspartate 1-decarboxylase, producing MLIEVFKSKIHRVRVTESDLNYIGSITIDEDLLEASGIMVGERVYIVNVNNGERFDTYAIKGKRKSGEVCLNGPAARRVQRGDIIIIIAYAQMTPEEARDFQPKIVFPDENTNLLT from the coding sequence ATGCTTATTGAAGTTTTTAAATCCAAGATCCACCGGGTTCGGGTTACCGAATCTGATCTTAATTATATAGGAAGCATCACGATTGACGAAGATTTACTGGAAGCCTCCGGCATTATGGTGGGCGAAAGGGTATATATCGTGAATGTAAACAACGGTGAAAGGTTCGATACCTATGCCATAAAGGGAAAAAGAAAATCCGGCGAGGTGTGCCTGAACGGGCCCGCTGCAAGACGTGTACAGCGTGGTGATATTATCATCATCATTGCCTATGCCCAAATGACGCCCGAGGAAGCGCGTGACTTCCAGCCCAAAATTGTGTTTCCGGACGAGAATACCAACCTCCTAACCTAA
- a CDS encoding HU family DNA-binding protein: MNKSELIEAMANDAGITKVAAKAALESFMSNVMNTLQQKDGKVSLVGFGTFSVAERAARQGINPATKKPINIAAKKVAKFKAGADLATAVSGNK; the protein is encoded by the coding sequence ATGAACAAGTCTGAATTAATTGAGGCAATGGCAAACGATGCCGGTATCACCAAAGTAGCAGCAAAAGCAGCATTAGAATCTTTTATGTCTAACGTAATGAACACTTTACAGCAAAAGGACGGAAAGGTTTCCCTTGTAGGATTCGGAACTTTTTCCGTAGCCGAAAGAGCTGCAAGACAGGGTATCAACCCAGCCACTAAAAAGCCTATCAATATTGCTGCGAAGAAAGTAGCTAAATTCAAAGCTGGTGCAGATCTTGCCACTGCGGTTTCCGGAAATAAATAA
- the pdxH gene encoding pyridoxamine 5'-phosphate oxidase — MENLHDKRKIYDQSELLESQIRENPIEQFRDWFVDAGAHSAISEANAMSVSTLEEDGCPRTRMVLLKSYTWEGFIFYTNYNSRKGKAIESGKRACLHFFWPPLERQVIIKAELERLPENLSDGYFASRPRGSQLGAVVSPQSEFIPDREFLEEKLKDLEKQYDGREIPRPENWGGYMARPYEIEFWQGRPNRLHDRILYSLESDFNWSIKRLAP; from the coding sequence ATGGAAAACTTACACGATAAAAGAAAAATTTACGACCAGTCTGAATTGCTTGAAAGCCAGATCAGGGAAAACCCAATTGAGCAGTTCCGTGACTGGTTTGTGGATGCAGGCGCACATTCCGCCATCTCTGAAGCCAATGCCATGTCCGTTTCAACGCTGGAGGAAGACGGTTGTCCGCGCACCCGTATGGTCCTGCTGAAGTCCTATACCTGGGAAGGTTTTATTTTCTATACCAACTATAACAGCCGCAAGGGTAAGGCAATTGAGTCCGGCAAGCGTGCCTGCCTTCATTTTTTCTGGCCACCGCTGGAGCGGCAGGTAATCATTAAAGCCGAACTGGAAAGACTGCCCGAAAATTTAAGCGACGGTTATTTCGCTTCGCGCCCACGCGGCAGTCAGCTGGGTGCTGTGGTATCCCCACAGAGTGAATTTATACCGGACCGGGAATTTCTGGAGGAGAAACTCAAGGATCTGGAGAAGCAGTATGATGGCAGGGAAATCCCGCGGCCTGAAAACTGGGGTGGCTATATGGCCCGTCCCTATGAAATTGAGTTCTGGCAGGGCAGACCCAACCGTTTGCACGACCGGATTCTCTACAGTCTGGAATCAGATTTCAACTGGAGCATCAAAAGACTTGCTCCCTGA
- a CDS encoding YqgE/AlgH family protein, whose product MMNSYKGKILISTPDVSGDIFSRSVVLMVDHSENGAFGLILNKKNEDVSRGVAQLLGFDVDVYEGGPVENDKTFFIVKGEAANDFHLKINENYYLTEDTETVIEQLLNHTLDVNDVKVFSGYSGWAALQLEGEIQRKYWTVVDIYDLDYTLSNDHNLWKKIMQNLGGEFLIWANAPQNISLN is encoded by the coding sequence GTGATGAATTCCTACAAAGGTAAAATTTTAATATCCACACCTGATGTGTCGGGCGACATTTTTTCCAGGTCGGTGGTGCTTATGGTGGACCATAGTGAAAATGGAGCCTTCGGACTGATTCTGAATAAAAAAAATGAAGATGTAAGCCGCGGAGTAGCGCAACTGCTGGGATTTGATGTGGATGTATATGAAGGCGGCCCTGTTGAAAATGACAAGACATTCTTTATTGTAAAGGGTGAGGCGGCGAACGATTTTCACCTTAAGATTAATGAGAACTACTATCTGACCGAAGATACCGAAACAGTTATTGAGCAGCTGCTGAACCATACGCTTGATGTAAACGATGTAAAAGTATTTTCGGGTTACTCAGGCTGGGCAGCCTTGCAACTGGAAGGCGAGATACAGAGAAAATACTGGACGGTAGTTGATATCTATGACCTGGATTACACACTGTCCAACGACCATAATCTATGGAAAAAAATCATGCAGAACCTGGGCGGCGAATTCCTGATCTGGGCTAATGCCCCACAAAATATCTCACTGAATTAA
- a CDS encoding aminotransferase class IV, whose protein sequence is MIQNTSTDGLGEMNVNRAFLHGDAVKVTFFVRNGKLIMAEECYFFLMASMRKMRMNIPLSYTLDYFQHLLSEKAMKPGTQDAFIHMMVYRESGLEKLDKRPVSFHIHIEARGDVLQLRNSIELDLIKEISVNTHLLSNIRVHCPENIYAEIYARDNDLDDVILLNPNKRIARTVAGNLLFLEGNVIKIPKQSEGAYISPLMENLVTFIHKNGLAEIREEELIAFESQKSEEILMVSDAQGLHPVQKIRNKTFAHARFAQIIAQWQKSFL, encoded by the coding sequence ATGATCCAAAATACTTCAACAGATGGTTTGGGAGAAATGAATGTGAACCGTGCATTCCTGCATGGTGATGCGGTGAAGGTTACTTTTTTTGTACGTAACGGAAAGCTGATTATGGCCGAAGAATGCTATTTTTTTCTGATGGCCTCCATGCGCAAGATGAGGATGAATATACCGCTGAGTTATACCCTGGATTATTTTCAGCATCTCCTTTCCGAAAAGGCAATGAAACCGGGAACTCAGGATGCCTTCATCCACATGATGGTATACCGCGAAAGTGGACTTGAAAAGCTTGACAAAAGACCCGTATCTTTTCATATCCATATTGAAGCCAGGGGCGATGTCCTGCAGTTGCGCAACTCAATAGAACTGGACCTCATTAAAGAAATAAGCGTAAACACCCATTTGCTTAGCAATATAAGAGTTCACTGCCCCGAGAATATTTATGCGGAGATTTATGCCCGCGACAATGATCTGGACGATGTTATCCTGCTGAATCCGAACAAACGTATAGCCAGGACCGTGGCCGGAAACCTGCTCTTTCTGGAAGGAAATGTAATTAAGATCCCGAAGCAGTCTGAAGGCGCTTACATCTCTCCCCTTATGGAAAATCTGGTTACCTTCATTCATAAGAACGGACTCGCAGAAATCCGCGAAGAGGAACTGATCGCCTTTGAAAGTCAGAAATCGGAAGAAATTCTTATGGTTTCCGATGCGCAGGGACTTCATCCTGTACAGAAGATCAGAAATAAAACCTTTGCTCACGCCCGTTTTGCCCAGATTATTGCTCAATGGCAGAAATCGTTCCTGTAA
- a CDS encoding START-like domain-containing protein: protein MAKQKVQYEYPMHCLSEILYEYLASAEGLSEWFADDVTEKGDDFYFSWGDGPEEKATLIRYKPESFVRFRWEEDEGTKNFFEMTIVIDEITEDLSLNITDFCDPGDEEENRLYWDNLIENLQIKLGAA, encoded by the coding sequence ATGGCAAAGCAGAAAGTGCAGTACGAATATCCAATGCACTGTCTTTCAGAGATTTTATACGAATATCTTGCGAGTGCCGAAGGGCTTTCCGAGTGGTTTGCCGATGATGTAACTGAGAAGGGAGATGACTTCTATTTCAGCTGGGGCGACGGTCCGGAAGAGAAGGCCACACTGATCCGCTATAAGCCTGAAAGTTTTGTTCGCTTCCGTTGGGAAGAAGACGAGGGCACGAAGAATTTCTTTGAAATGACCATTGTCATTGATGAGATTACAGAAGATCTGTCACTCAATATTACTGATTTCTGTGATCCCGGCGACGAGGAGGAGAACAGGCTGTATTGGGACAACCTGATCGAAAACCTGCAGATTAAGCTGGGCGCAGCATAA
- a CDS encoding aspartate aminotransferase family protein yields MQNDFFKYQAQTTQFAAGFEVEKAEGSYIYGKDGRKYLDFVAGVSANTLGHSHPKIISAIKEQADKYLHVMVYGEYAQEMPVKLCKLLADATPAPLEVTYLVNSGAEAIDGALKLAKRYTGREEIVSFHNSYHGNTHGALSVSGNEYHKREFRPLLPLVDFIEFNKEEDLENITHKTACVILETIQGAAGFLLPEPDYLKKLKARCEEVGALLILDEIQPGFGRTGKLFAFEPYGIVPDILVMGKGMGGGVPVGAFMSSRKIMESLSHSPKLGHITTFGGNPLIAAASHATLKEVLESGLMAEVAEKEKLFRELLIHPKIKNINGKGLMLAVNLGDPGYTLQVARRCMEKGLVVFWQLYRNEYLRISPPLTLSFDEIRLGCQIITDVLNEA; encoded by the coding sequence ATGCAAAACGATTTCTTTAAATATCAGGCGCAAACCACCCAATTCGCTGCCGGTTTCGAAGTGGAAAAGGCGGAAGGAAGCTATATTTACGGCAAAGACGGCCGGAAATACCTGGATTTTGTGGCCGGAGTTTCTGCCAATACTTTGGGTCATTCACATCCCAAAATCATATCAGCTATAAAGGAGCAGGCTGATAAATACCTGCACGTCATGGTCTACGGCGAATATGCTCAGGAAATGCCCGTGAAACTTTGCAAACTCCTGGCAGACGCAACGCCCGCTCCGCTGGAAGTCACTTACCTCGTAAACTCGGGAGCCGAAGCGATAGATGGCGCCCTGAAACTGGCCAAAAGATATACGGGAAGGGAAGAGATCGTTTCATTTCACAACTCCTACCACGGGAATACCCACGGCGCACTTTCTGTTTCCGGTAACGAATACCACAAACGGGAATTCCGGCCGCTGCTGCCTTTGGTAGACTTCATCGAGTTTAATAAAGAAGAAGATCTGGAGAATATTACACACAAAACGGCCTGCGTTATTCTGGAAACGATTCAGGGGGCCGCCGGATTTCTGCTTCCTGAACCCGATTATCTGAAGAAACTGAAAGCCCGTTGCGAAGAGGTGGGCGCACTTTTGATCCTGGACGAAATCCAGCCGGGTTTCGGCAGGACAGGAAAACTTTTTGCTTTCGAACCTTACGGTATTGTGCCTGATATCCTGGTTATGGGCAAAGGCATGGGCGGAGGCGTACCGGTAGGCGCTTTCATGAGTTCACGCAAAATAATGGAAAGTCTGTCGCACTCGCCGAAATTGGGACATATTACAACCTTTGGCGGAAATCCGCTAATTGCGGCGGCCAGTCATGCTACCTTAAAGGAGGTTCTTGAGAGTGGACTGATGGCTGAGGTCGCCGAAAAGGAAAAACTCTTCCGCGAACTTTTGATTCATCCAAAAATTAAAAACATTAACGGAAAAGGGTTGATGCTGGCGGTAAATCTGGGTGACCCCGGATATACCCTTCAGGTGGCAAGACGCTGCATGGAAAAGGGACTTGTCGTATTCTGGCAGCTTTACCGCAATGAATACCTCAGGATTTCCCCACCCTTAACTTTAAGTTTTGATGAAATTCGCCTCGGTTGCCAAATAATTACCGACGTTTTGAATGAAGCGTAG